CATCACAGACTTGCCCTGCTGCTGATATTTTTTAGCCAATTTACCTATAGTGGTTGTTTTACCCACACCGTTTACACCCACCATCAAAATAACATAGGGAGACTTACTTTCATCAATGCATAATGGCTGTTCAACTTTTTGTAGAATATCGGATAGATCCTCTTTTAAGAGCGCATATAATGCTTCAGCATCTTTCAATTGCTTACGATTAGCATGTGAGGTTAAGTTATTAATAATTTTTAAGGTAGTATCAACGCCAATATCAGCAACAATTAGCTGCTCCTCTAGCTCTTCAAACAACTCATCATCTATTTTCTTACCTTTAAAAAGCGAAAAAAGCCCACTACCAATAGATAAACGCGTTTTCGTTAAGCTAGCTTTAAATCGAGCGAAGAAACCCAATGGCTTTTTCTCTTCTTTTACAACTTCTAACTTTTCAGCTTCTAACTTTTCAGCTTCTAACTTTTCAGCAGCTAACTTTTCAGCTTCTAACTTTTCAGCTTCTAACTTTTCAGCGGCTAACTTTTCAGCTTCTAACTTTTCAGCTTCTAACTTTTCAGCTTCTAACTGTTCAGCTTCTAACTTTTCAGCTTCTAACTTTTCAGCAGCTAACTGTTCAGCGGCTAACTTTTCAGCTTCTAACTTTTCAGCTTCTAACTTTTCAGCTTCTAACTTTTCAGCTTCTAACTTTTCAGCTTCTAACTTTTCAGCGGCTAACTGTTCAGCTTCTAACTTTTCAGCAGCAACTTTATCCGCTTGTCGCTTTTCGTTTTCTAAATCAACCGTTACATCTTCATCATCAAAAAGCGTTATTTCTATATTTTCATCTCTATTCTGTAATGCTTCTTGCTTCAATAATTCAAGTAACGCTTCTTTTTCACTTTGATCTTTCTTTTGCGTCTCTTCTTGCGGAGTTTTTTTTCCAAACCAGGAAAACATACCTTTCTTCTTAGTCATTAATTAAAAACCTTACTAACATGCAATATGTGCTGCTAAAATAGCAACGATAAGCGTATCTTACCATTATATCCTTGGACTAAAAATTATATGGTTAACAATCGACACAATAAATTACATGAAAAAAGTAAAAAACTGATCAAAAGTGGATTTATTCGCATCATTGCGGGGAAATGGCGAGGTAAAAAATTACCGGTATTAGATAAAGAAGGGCTGCGTCCAACCACAGATCGCAATAAAGAGACACTCTTTAATTGGCTAATGCATGATATTCGAGATACAAACTGTTTAGATTGTTTCAGCGGTAGTGGCAGCTTAGCTTTCGAAGCATTATCTCGCTCTGCTCAACATGTCACACTGCTCGAACGCGATACACAGGCGGCATCACAATTACAGGTTAACTTACAAACATTACAAGCCAATAATGCACAGGTCATTGCAACGGATTCCCTGCATTTTTTAAATGCACAAGCACAGCACCCCTTCGATATTGTGTTTATTGACCCGCCATTTATGCAAGGTTTAGTAAAACCATGCTGTGAACTATTAACAAAAAACGGCTACTTATCAGATAACGCATTGATATATATAGAAACAGAGTCTAATTTATCAAGCGATCAATTACCTAGCCATTGGCAGTTAATCAAAGAGAAAAGTGCAGGGCAAGTGAGGTTCCAACTTTATCGAGCTTATACCAATCGGAATAAATAGCTGATCTATTTTACGGGTTAAAATAACTTACTTTTTTGTTGTAAGTTTCGCAAAGGGAACAACCATTTGCGTCAACTTACGCCTCAAATTAAGCCATTTTTCCTGCGCAAAATTTAGATCACATACTTAATCCGATTGGTATTAAAGCCTCACTATCCTAGTAGAACAAGGGAGGAGAACAATTGCTATTGTGGTCCTCGCCTTAACAAGACCCCGTCACAGCGATAAATCCCGCTTCTGTTTCAATGAATTTTCCTTTGCTAACGAGAAAATTAATAAGATCCTCAGCCGTAAGATTACTATCCATGCAGGTGTGAAACAGGCTATCGTCACCAAACTGCTCGGCAACGGCTATTTTTAAGGTCGATGTGGTGAAAAGTATTTCACTGTTCGAAACCAGATCAATGACCTGATGCCCATGAATTGATTGACTCATTGATTACTCCAATTAGATTAGATTGCCCCTAGAGTATAATCACAGTAATTAAGTCAAGTATTGATATTAAACAAAAAGCGAACGGTTTTCATATTCTAACAAAAAGCACTCCGAAGAGTGCTTTGATATTCATTAACTAGTTAATCACTTATGCATTTTTCATCCGGTTAGCAATACTTTCTGCCTGTGGACCAATAATAACTTGTAAATTATTTTCACCTAATTTGACAACGCCCATCGCACCTAAATTTTTCAATTCAGCTTCATTAATCAAGCTACAATCTTTTAGTGTTAGACGTAAACGAGTGATACAAGCATCAATAACAGTTAGGTTATCTAAACCGCCTAACGCTGCTACATAAGCTGTCGCAAGTTCACCAGCATCTTGACTTTTAGTTGTCGTTACTGCGTCAGCATCTGCGTCTTCACGACCGGGTGTTTTAAGGTTTAATCCTTTGATTA
This window of the Psychromonas sp. MME1 genome carries:
- a CDS encoding YecH family metal-binding protein; its protein translation is MSQSIHGHQVIDLVSNSEILFTTSTLKIAVAEQFGDDSLFHTCMDSNLTAEDLINFLVSKGKFIETEAGFIAVTGSC
- a CDS encoding pentapeptide repeat-containing protein; this translates as MDKRVFVKLALNRAKKPNGFFSSFTTSNFSASNFSASNFSAANFSASNFSASNFSAANFSASNFSASNFSASNCSASNFSASNFSAANCSAANFSASNFSASNFSASNFSASNFSASNFSAANCSASNFSAATLSACRFSFSKSTVTSSSSKSVISIFSSLFCNASCFNNSSNASFSL
- the rsmD gene encoding 16S rRNA (guanine(966)-N(2))-methyltransferase RsmD, which codes for MVNNRHNKLHEKSKKLIKSGFIRIIAGKWRGKKLPVLDKEGLRPTTDRNKETLFNWLMHDIRDTNCLDCFSGSGSLAFEALSRSAQHVTLLERDTQAASQLQVNLQTLQANNAQVIATDSLHFLNAQAQHPFDIVFIDPPFMQGLVKPCCELLTKNGYLSDNALIYIETESNLSSDQLPSHWQLIKEKSAGQVRFQLYRAYTNRNK